The genomic region GTCATAGATCTTGGTCATAAGGGACCGTATTGGAGCAAGGTTCTCTTCTCTGTTTATGTACTGAATAGTTCCGAACAACTGATTGAGTTTTTAGGCTCGTATATAAGGGTGGAAAATGCAGTATTATATTATTCTTACGGAGGAATTATGAATTCATCAAATATCATTGCTGGCATTGATGTTAGCAAAAATAAGCTAGATATCCACATTCATCCACTTGGACATTATAAAGTATTTGAAAATGACGTTCAAGCTATTGATCAAATACTCGACTTTTTACGTTTGCATAATGTAACCAAAGTTGGACTTGAAGCAACTGGTGGGTACGAAAAATTATGTGCTTATACTTTACTAAGCCATGGTTTCGAAGTATATGTTATTCAACCTAGATGGGTTAGAGATTATGCAAAAAGCCTTGGTATCGCTACTAAAACTGATAAAATAGACTGCAGCATCATCTCACGTTATATCAATAATACAGATATGCGTGTTACTCCTTTAAAGGTTAGTAATATTGACAGTTTGAAGCAAAAGTTATCTCGCAGAAATCAATTAGTGGAAATGGCAAAAATACAAAAAACTCAAGCTCATCAAGTAACTGATATATCCATAATCAAACAAATGGAAGAACTACTTGCCATTTTGCAAAGTCAAATTCAAGTTTTAGAAGACGAGATGATAACATTGATTGAGCAAAGTCAAGAGCTTAAAGAAAAATACATATCAATAACTAGTATGCCAGGAGCAGGTAGAATCTTAGCTATTACTATGATCTGTTATCTACCAGAATTAGGAACTCTCCGACATAAAGAAATATCTAGCCTTTCTGGAGTTGCACCTTTTAATCGAGATAGTGGTTTTAGTAAAGGAAAAAGATGTATTCAAGGTGGTAGATCACAGATTAGAACAGTTTTACATATGTGTGTTCTTAGTGCACAAAAGTACAATTCTTATATAAGAATCTTCTTTGATAGGCTATACGATCAATACAAAAAACCATATAAAGTTGCTTCTACTGCTGCCATGAGAAAATTACTTATCCTTGCTAACTCTTTAATCAGAGATGGCAGGGTTTTTACTGAGGAATATAGCCCTAAAGCTGCTTAGATTGAAAATTAGTGTAGTTGTGGATAAGTGCGCTTACACAGACTGAAAGCACTTATCCACATCCACACTTCTTAAAAGAATTCAAATCAAATACTACAACTTAAATTACGTAAAATGTGTTAAAAGCATCTTTGGCTTTATAGTCCACTAAGTAAAAATTTATTTTTAGTATTTTTCTATTGACTTTTAACACAACTGCTCCTGTCTTTTTTATAATAGAAACTACCCGAGTTTTAGTCATGGAATATATTGCTAAACTAGCCAGTGCAACAGCAGCAAATGCTAAAACACTTATTTCAAGTGGTGTAGCTGCAAAAACTGCAATTGGCGCTAAAATCGAAGTTGAAGACACCCAATACGGTGTTGAAAGTGCTACTGCTGTGCCTATAACATACAGAGAAGTAAGCGCTACAATTGCAATGTTTGTTTTATGACAGTGGGTTTTTAAAATTGACATAATTTCCTCTTAAAATAAGTTAATAATATATTAATATTACATATAAAAAAATCAATACAGTCAACTTACATATAAAAAACTACCTACCGCTTGATCCAAAGCCCCCTTCATTGCGGACGGTTTCTTCTGTGCAGAATTCTTCTCTGTCATCCCAAATTACCTGAGATACAGGAGTGATGAGGATTTGTGCGATTCTATCTCCTCTTTTTATTTCATATGGCTGATTACTTAGATTGATTAGGCAAACTTTAACTTCACCTCGATAATCGGAGTCTATAGTGCCCGGAGAATTTAAGACAGTGATTCCATGTTTTGCAGCAAGCCCAGAACGTGGGCGAACTTGTCCTTCAAAACCGTTTGGTATTGCAATTACAATGCCAGTTGGAATAAGTAACCTTTCAAGTGGATTTAAAATAACAGAGTCGTCCAATGCAGCATAAAGATCCATGCCAGCACTCTGCATAGTTGCATAACAGGGAAGAGGCAGGCTTTCGCCATGTGATAACTTTTTTATTTCTACTTTAATTTTATCTCTTTGCATTTTTGTTCACCAGTTATGAAAATTTGATTGTAGCATGTAAATTATGCCTGTAAAAGATAAGAAAACTACTTGACAAATCTTTCAGCTTCCTTACTATAAAATTCAAAGTGTTTTATTACCTTCAATCTGTTCAGATTAAACGACAAAAGTATTATACAGTTGGCGTCTTATAAATCTTTCCGCTATGTGCACTTTATGTCTTCACAATAATTTCTACCTAATATAAGCTGAAACGGGCTTATAAAACGTTTAAAACAGTACGTTTGTATAGAGGGTGTCATTCCAGCGCGTGACGCTGGTTCCTGGATCTCAGTGTCTGGGCACTGGGATGAGAAAAAAGGGGCTACTTGAATGACACCTTATGTTCCAGCACGTGACACATAATTGTACGAACATTCATTTTTGAATACAGCAAATGGTCAATGCCCAGACACTGGCATCCAGAAATTTTATTAGGTTGGTAAGCACAAAAGTAGTTGCTTTATGCTAAAACACAACGGTTGAAAGACTCGATTCCAGCGTCACGCGCTGGAATGACATCAAAGGGGCTACTTGAATGACATACTTGAATTTACGCTATAAAGTGAACCGGTTTGGTGTGCTGCTGTTGTTTGCAGTATTGTAGTGCTAATTTTTTACTTCGGTAGTCTTTTTATTGTCATTATAATTATAAGAATAGTTGAGGCCAATTAATATGAAAACTTTTACGAAAAATTTTAAAGGTAAGGAAAGAAAGCTAGAAGAGTTCAATGAGAAAGTTGAAGACATATCAGCTGTAGCTCAAGATAAGTTTGCACATGAACTTGAAAATATCGCATATGAAAGTGTGCAGAAATTTCGCAGTCTACTTGCTAAAGAAATAAACTCCACTTTCAATAACATTCATTCTCAGAATGTCAATCTACTAAAATCCGGCTTAGTAAACTTGATCAATAAAAAAGGAGAAACAGCGTTAATACGTTCTCTTCTCAATATACTTGTACGATAGAGTTGCTGCTGCAATTTAATATTAAGTGATAACTAAAATAAGTAAGATTTTTTATGGATAAGTCTTACTTATTTGAGCTATATATAGAAAAGGAGGGTTGTTATGTCAACAAGACTAAAGTATCCAATTATAAATATACAACGTAAGTCTAAGCCTAAATCTTTTCCAGTAACTTTAGGAGAGGTTAAATCTTTTTTACGAATTGAAAATGATCAAGATGATAAGTTGATTTCAAGTTTTATTTTTATGGCAACTGATTATGCTCAGTGGCATATGGAAAAGTCTCTAGTAAAGCAAACGTGGCAAGTTTCATATGAAGGTTATATACCTCGTAGAATCTATTTAAGCTATGGTCCTGTGAATAAAATAATATTGGCTACTGATAAGAATAGAAAACTTAGTTATTATTTTAGTGATATAGGAAGCTATATTGAATTTTTCAATTATTTGAACATAATAAGGGCTGATGTTGTATACGAAGCTGGCTATGACAGCGTTCCTGAGCAAATAAAGCTAGGTATTATGCAGCATGTTTCTGCTCTCTATAAAAATCGTGAATCAGAAGTAAGTAGCCATTTATCTGAAGTGAAGAAGGTGTATTCTCCATTTCGCGAACCAAAGGTTGTTTTGTAGTTCCTGTTTGTCATTCAATAGCAGATACAACAGATGGTGTCATTCAAGTAGCCCCTTCGGTGTCATCCCCAGTCTGGAATCCAGTTTCTATTGTACAGCCACCTGGTGCGCTCATTTAAAGTGAAGTTTTCTAGATCCCAGTGTCAAGCACTTGGATGACAAGAAAGGGCTACTGGAATGACATCATTATAAAGTGAACCAGTGTCTGGGCATGGGATGACATCTTCTTGATAGATAATGTTCGTACAGTAAGTACTGACCATTTATTACGTAAATTATCTACAAATTGCAATGTTCTTAGCCGTATCTGTGAGATGGAAAAAATTCAAATTATAAATGAGTTGTATAATAGTATTTATGCAGCATTAAAAGCAAACTCTGATTTAAAGAAATATGTTACTAACATCTATGATTACCTGCCTAAGCAGGTTACTATTCCTTATCTGAGATTGCGCATAGTAAATTATGTTAACCTGCATATGCTATCTAATTTTGCTACAAAAGTAAGATTTTCATGCGACATATATACTTATCATATAAGCAGCATGCTTGCTGCTATAAAGCATGTTAGCTTGGTGGTAAAGAGCATTAGTAGTGAGACCATTTTTGAAAGTAATTGTGCTATGAATCAGCATGATGAAGTTTTACATTCAACAATTAATTTTGATATTTTAATACAAGGAGGTAGCGATGAGCAAATTACAGCTGAAAATTAAAGGTCATGACAATAATTTTGTTGTGCTGAATAATATACGAAACTTAAGGTTTACTTTGCGTAATAACAAAGAGGAGATGAAAGATATTTCCTCTTTTGGCTGGAGAAAAGTGCTTGATTGTGCTGGAAGTAGAAAGATTACAATAAAAATTAATGGCATTTTAAATTCAGTATTGGCTGATGAATTATTGCGTAATTCTGCAATGTTAAACTCTAATAATGATTATGAGATTAGTTTTAATGCTAAGGAGAAGATAAAACTCAGGTGTTCGGTTGAATTGTATGAGAGATATTATGATCCTGCCATTTTTGACAGCTTCACTGTAGTTTTAGCCAGTGCTGAAGTTGTGAACACTTTTCATTAGTGTTAATTTAATTTTTTCATATACAATAATAATAAGTGGGAATAAATTAAAAAAAATTATGAACGATGAGGATCTTTTCGAAGAAGGTGATGATAATGTTGAAGAGAATAGCGATGACAGAAGAGAAAGGAATTTGAAGAATGAAAATCAGCTCGAAGAGCAATTTAAAGAGTATTTAAAACCTTTCGAGGATATTTTAAGTCAAATTGATGAAGGAGTTGATAATTTAGATAGTTACGAAAGGACTATGCAAGTAAAGCGAAGTATAGATAGGCTCATAGAAACCTTATATAGCCAAGCAGCATCTGAGGATATTGATGTAGAACTTGAAACCACAAAACACACTCGCGATAAATCAGAGTCCAAGAAAAGAGTTCTGGAAAAGAGAAAGAAACAACTGATGGAAGAGATCTTAAGTTTTCAACAACAAAAGGAGCTAATGAATAGTAGGGAAAAACATGAAGTAGCAAGTGATGAAGATGTTCAGAAGGCAAAAGCACGAGTGAAGTCTTCAATTAGGGGGGTGTTGTTTTCAGTTATTGCTCATAGAATGGATCCAAGAAGGAGGGCAGGGGAAACTGCTGATGACAATGAAAAGCAAGCTCGTATGTACGGTAGAGAAGCAGTTGGTGGAGTTTTAGGTGGATTATTCAAGGCGTTTTTAACTGCAGTTGCTGCTGTTATGCGCGAAATTGCTAAACCACTTCAACATATGAACACACAAGAGACGTCTTTTGCAAAACAAGTTGAAGAAAGCAGAAACCAGGATTCACAGAAAGGTCGATCTGTGTAGGTCAAAGTATAGTTTCAAAAAAATTTTTGAAACTATACTTCTTACATTCCCCACCTAATCAAAGTTCAGTACTATAATACAGAATACTCTAACTCTGAAGGAAATGTATTTTCCATAATTATTTGTACTTTATCAAGAA from Wolbachia endosymbiont (group B) of Parapoynx stratiotata harbors:
- a CDS encoding DUF3168 domain-containing protein — translated: MEKIQIINELYNSIYAALKANSDLKKYVTNIYDYLPKQVTIPYLRLRIVNYVNLHMLSNFATKVRFSCDIYTYHISSMLAAIKHVSLVVKSISSETIFESNCAMNQHDEVLHSTINFDILIQGGSDEQITAEN
- a CDS encoding phage tail protein, which gives rise to MSKLQLKIKGHDNNFVVLNNIRNLRFTLRNNKEEMKDISSFGWRKVLDCAGSRKITIKINGILNSVLADELLRNSAMLNSNNDYEISFNAKEKIKLRCSVELYERYYDPAIFDSFTVVLASAEVVNTFH
- the dut gene encoding dUTP diphosphatase — encoded protein: MQRDKIKVEIKKLSHGESLPLPCYATMQSAGMDLYAALDDSVILNPLERLLIPTGIVIAIPNGFEGQVRPRSGLAAKHGITVLNSPGTIDSDYRGEVKVCLINLSNQPYEIKRGDRIAQILITPVSQVIWDDREEFCTEETVRNEGGFGSSGR
- a CDS encoding head-tail connector protein, which produces MSTRLKYPIINIQRKSKPKSFPVTLGEVKSFLRIENDQDDKLISSFIFMATDYAQWHMEKSLVKQTWQVSYEGYIPRRIYLSYGPVNKIILATDKNRKLSYYFSDIGSYIEFFNYLNIIRADVVYEAGYDSVPEQIKLGIMQHVSALYKNRESEVSSHLSEVKKVYSPFREPKVVL